A stretch of Falco rusticolus isolate bFalRus1 chromosome 2, bFalRus1.pri, whole genome shotgun sequence DNA encodes these proteins:
- the MAEL gene encoding LOW QUALITY PROTEIN: protein maelstrom homolog (The sequence of the model RefSeq protein was modified relative to this genomic sequence to represent the inferred CDS: inserted 2 bases in 1 codon; substituted 2 bases at 2 genomic stop codons): protein MAGRRGSLSPYCLFVRDQLPELQRRGLPVSRVVDAIPYCSQAWALLTKEEKGVYTEKVRKWNERKRSQKAVEEMCNLAHPVPSCVTTEMPSVTSFPDASSMSWENDQAVVTDIFYFMNIYSHGKLPSHCEQRFLPCEIGCIRYSLQDGIMADFHHFIDPEVPPRGFRYHCQAASDATHKIPVSGFHLSRTCYTVVLRELLEFAQPARGVWPHFYCRSNDRFRINWCLNRMASLTGIESRLELLTVEDLLTKLYQKKYQKMPSKNWVYGELDVFLWNFSSNTRCKWHEENDILWCALASCKKIAYCISKSLASMYGVSLTAAHMPLQDCDYGESGNTKMVMLDAGCFQEVEAEGSGCDRHFASPSQDQEFXSSNCDSPRGVKTSLYGMSTAXGRGITXLLKSASDLSESFNI from the exons ATGGCGGGCCGCAGGGGCTCGCTCAGCCCCTACTGCCTCTTCGTCCGCGACCAGCTGCCCGAGCTGCAGCGGCGCGGCCTGCCCGTCAGCCGCGTGGTTGATGCCATCCCCTACTGCTCCCAGGCGTGGGCG TTATTGactaaggaagaaaagggggtGTATACAGAGAAGGTTCGTAAGTGGAATGAAAGGAAACGCTCTCAGAAGGCAGTAGAAGAG ATGTGTAATCTGGCTCATCCGGTTCCTTCTTGTGTGACCACAGAGATGCCCAGTGTTACTTCTTTTCCAGATGCCTCCTCTATGTCTTGGGAGAATGATCAGG ctgtggtCACAGACATCTTCTACTTCATGAACATTTACAGCCATGGCAAGCTGCCATCCCACTGTGAACAGCGCTTCCTTCCTTGTGAGATCGGGTGCATCAGGTACTCCCTACAGGATGGTATAATGGCTGATTTCCACCACTTCATAGATCCAG AAGTACCACCACGTGGTTTTCGGTACCACTGCCAGGCTGCTA GTGATGCCACTCATAAGATCCCTGTATCTGGATTTCATCTTTCACGTACTTGTTACACAGTTGTCTTACGGGAACTTCTTGAGTTTGCCCAGCCAGCCAGAGGTGTTTGGCCTCACTTTTACTGCAGG TCTAATGACAGATTCAGAATTAACTGGTGTCTCAATCGGATGGCTAGCCTCACAG GCATTGAGAGCCGTCTGGAGCTTCTTACTGTAGAAGACTTGCTAACAAAACTGTACCAGAAGAAATACCAAAAGATGCCATCCAAGAATTGGGTGTATGGAGAACTGGACGTCTTTCTGTGGAATTTCTCCAGTAATACCAG ATGCAAGTGGCATGAAGAGAATGATATACTCTGGTGTGCTTTGGCATCCTGTAAGAAAATTGC TTACTGCATCAGTAAATCTTTAGCTAGTATGTATGGAGTCTCACTGACAGCAGCTCACATGCCCCTTCAAGACTGTGATTATGGTGAAAGTGGAAATACCAAGATGGTGATGCTGGATGCTGGATGTTTTCAG GAGGTGGAGGCTGAGGGTTCTGGATGCGACAGACATTTTGCTTCTCCAAGTCAGGATCAAGAGTT TTCTTCTAACT GTGATTCTCCACGTGGTGTGAAGACTTCCCTTTATGGAATGAGTACCGCATGAGGAAGAGGAATTACTTGATTGCTGAAAAGTGCGTCTGATCTATCAGAGTCTTTCAATATTTGA
- the GPA33 gene encoding cell surface A33 antigen, translating to MRRTAMERLWPLVFSAILVTAHALTVEAPDKEIQVARGNNVTLHCHFKTEASVVSGDVVVWRKINSEDDAVTRYFDGLVQYGKGYENRIQFSGDVSKGDISITINAVTMEDNGTYVCSVRLRNDPPRHTATLSLFVLVAPSKPECKILGTAEYGHTINLTCVSHEGSPKPRYTWQSFNVQNEPRVLRTTEGEQITLKNISADTSGFYICTSTNIVGKEFCNMTVSVVPPSMNIALYAGIAGGALAAVLVIGILAYCCCCRADKDKDYEMTEQEDRNEPSMDMPTRNQRAEDGFEDE from the exons ATGAGGAGGACAGCAATGGAAAGACTTTGGCCATTGGTTTTCAGCGCCA TTCTGGTGACTGCTCATGCCCTCACTGTGGAAGCACCTGACAAGGAAATACAGGTGGCACGAGGGAACAACGTTACTCTCCActgtcattttaaaactgaGGCTTCTGTTGTCTCAGGAGATGTTGTTGTCTGGAGGAAAATCAATAGCGAG GATGATGCTGTCACTAGGTATTTTGATGGACTTGTACAGTATGGCAAGGGCTATGAAAACCGTATACAGTTTAGCGGTGATGTAAGCAAAGGGGACATCAGCATCACCATCAATGCAGTGACCATGGAAGACAACGGGACATATGTATGCAGCGTTCGTCTGAGGAATGACCCCCCCAGGCATACCGCAACCTTGTCGCTTTTTGTCCTTG ttgCACCATCCAAGCCAGAATGCAAGATTTTGGGGACAGCAGAATACGGTCATACAATCAATCTGACCTGTGTTTCTCACGAGGGCTCCCCAAAGCCCAGGTACACTTGGCAAAGCTTCAACGTACAAAATGAGCCCCGTGTACTAAGAACAACAGAAG GGGAACAAATAACGCTGAAGAACATCTCAGCGGATACCTCTGGCTTTTACATCTGCACTTCAACCAACATTGTGGGGAAGGAATTTTGCAACATGACGGTCAGCGTTGTGCCAC CATCCATGAACATAGCTCTTTACGCTGGCATCGCTGGTGGAGCTCTTGCTGCAGTTTTAGTTATTGGTATTTTAGcctattgctgctgctgtcggGCGGACAAGGACAAGGACTATGAGATGAC GGAGCAAGAAGATAGAAATGAACCCTCCATGGATATGCCTACAAGGAATCAGAGAGCAGAGGATGGTTTTGAAGATgaatga